One region of Haloprofundus salilacus genomic DNA includes:
- a CDS encoding selenium-binding family protein encodes MSSGNTHHTDDSHHAHHDHSGVGYTTPQAAIEQSEPEEVAYVMGLYVGTDIDEPDFLAVVDTDPQSETYSEIVNRVSMPNKGDELHHFGWNACSSSCHIEGLDRRYLVVPGQRSSRLHIIDTETRREPEMETVIEPEEVFEHGLSAPHTVHCAPGGRILVSMLGDRDGDLPGGFLELNESFNVVGRFDSPGDIEMNYDFWYQPRRNVMISSEWAAPKIYQPGFDLEDVESGKYGHKIHIWDWENQTPKQTLDLGEEGMIPLEVRFMHSPESAHGYVGAALSSNMFHFYERDGSWHADKVIDVEAREHDDWEMPVPSLITDLLVSMDDRYLVFSNWLHGEVHMYDISDPSNPRLSDTLSAGGMFGERYPTQATEERDRPVIAGPQMLQLSLDGERLYFTTSLYSTWDNQFFPEEAERGSVMMKANVNPRKGTMMLDEEFLVDFGELPAGPARAHEIRWPDADCTSDVWI; translated from the coding sequence ATGAGCTCTGGTAACACACATCATACAGACGACAGCCACCACGCACACCACGACCACAGCGGCGTTGGCTACACGACGCCGCAGGCGGCCATCGAACAATCCGAGCCGGAAGAAGTAGCGTACGTGATGGGACTCTACGTCGGAACAGACATCGACGAGCCGGATTTTCTGGCCGTCGTCGATACCGACCCGCAATCGGAGACGTACAGCGAAATCGTCAACCGAGTGTCGATGCCAAACAAGGGCGACGAGTTACATCACTTCGGATGGAACGCCTGTTCGTCGTCGTGTCACATCGAAGGCCTGGACCGCCGGTATCTCGTCGTTCCCGGCCAGCGCTCCTCACGACTCCACATTATCGACACGGAGACCCGACGTGAACCGGAGATGGAGACCGTTATCGAACCCGAGGAGGTCTTCGAACACGGCCTCTCTGCGCCGCACACAGTTCACTGTGCGCCTGGTGGGCGCATCCTCGTCAGCATGCTCGGCGACAGAGACGGAGACCTGCCGGGTGGGTTCCTCGAACTGAACGAGTCGTTCAACGTCGTCGGTCGCTTCGACTCGCCGGGCGATATCGAGATGAACTACGACTTCTGGTACCAACCACGTCGCAACGTGATGATCTCTTCAGAGTGGGCGGCCCCGAAGATCTACCAACCGGGGTTCGACCTCGAAGACGTGGAAAGTGGGAAGTACGGCCACAAAATCCACATCTGGGACTGGGAGAACCAGACGCCGAAACAGACGCTCGACCTCGGCGAGGAGGGGATGATTCCGCTCGAAGTGCGGTTCATGCACAGTCCGGAATCGGCCCACGGCTACGTTGGGGCGGCGCTCTCTTCGAACATGTTCCACTTCTACGAGCGAGACGGCAGTTGGCACGCCGACAAGGTCATCGACGTCGAGGCGCGCGAACACGACGACTGGGAGATGCCCGTACCGAGTCTCATCACCGACCTCCTGGTCTCGATGGACGACCGCTACCTCGTCTTCTCGAACTGGCTTCACGGTGAGGTCCACATGTACGACATCAGCGACCCGTCGAACCCACGACTGAGCGATACGCTCTCTGCAGGTGGAATGTTCGGAGAGCGGTACCCGACGCAAGCAACCGAAGAGCGTGACCGACCGGTCATCGCCGGGCCACAGATGCTCCAACTCTCGCTCGACGGCGAGCGGTTGTACTTCACCACGTCGCTGTACTCGACGTGGGACAACCAGTTCTTCCCCGAGGAGGCCGAGCGAGGGTCGGTGATGATGAAAGCGAACGTCAATCCACGAAAGGGGACGATGATGCTCGACGAGGAGTTCCTCGTCGACTTCGGGGAGTTGCCTGCGGGGCCGGCGCGCGCCCACGAGATTCGCTGGCCCGACGCAGACTGCACCAGCGACGTCTGGATATGA
- a CDS encoding 2Fe-2S iron-sulfur cluster-binding protein produces MTARVTLGWLDGREATVDVEPGETVLTAAERAGVALPFGCRTGACGTCTGRLLAGEVEYRRPPRALKERQCRKGYVLCCVAEPRTDCRLAVGADVQAELTENPWL; encoded by the coding sequence GTGACCGCGAGAGTCACCCTCGGTTGGCTCGACGGGAGGGAAGCGACGGTCGACGTCGAACCCGGAGAGACGGTGTTGACGGCGGCAGAGCGGGCGGGCGTCGCGCTCCCCTTCGGTTGTCGAACCGGCGCATGCGGGACGTGCACCGGCCGGTTATTAGCGGGCGAGGTCGAGTACCGTCGTCCGCCGAGAGCGCTCAAGGAGCGACAGTGTCGGAAGGGATACGTGCTCTGTTGCGTCGCCGAACCGCGCACGGACTGCCGTCTCGCGGTCGGAGCCGACGTGCAGGCCGAACTGACGGAGAACCCGTGGCTATGA